In one Achromobacter spanius genomic region, the following are encoded:
- the groES gene encoding co-chaperone GroES: protein MALRPLGDRVIVKRLENERKTASGIVIPDSAAEKPDQGEVVAVGPGKKTEDGKILPVDLKAGDKVLFGKYAGQSVKVDGEELLVIREDEILAVVQ from the coding sequence ATGGCCTTGCGTCCCCTGGGCGATCGCGTGATCGTCAAACGCCTCGAAAACGAGCGCAAGACTGCCTCGGGCATCGTCATCCCCGACAGCGCCGCTGAAAAGCCTGATCAAGGCGAAGTCGTGGCCGTCGGCCCCGGCAAGAAGACCGAAGACGGCAAGATCCTGCCGGTCGACCTGAAGGCTGGCGACAAGGTTCTGTTCGGCAAGTATGCCGGCCAGTCCGTGAAGGTTGATGGCGAAGAATTGCTCGTCATCCGCGAGGACGAAATCCTCGCCGTGGTTCAGTAA